One genomic segment of Tripterygium wilfordii isolate XIE 37 chromosome 9, ASM1340144v1, whole genome shotgun sequence includes these proteins:
- the LOC120005097 gene encoding FCS-Like Zinc finger 11-like — MLRKRTRSQQKDQPMSQLAKSDSVSESYNQSDVLGHKQKNSTLFSIPGLFVGLTPKGLSDSDSVRSPTSPLEFRVLENLRNSIRSPRSPRFGQQKSWGSGKVGLSIIDSLDDDTKTSSKVLRSSESKNILFGPRVGVKIPDQTQINSFEAAKSLPRNFAISPHTKNKSSTQKGNSDVLFEIGETPIEPDPFGKFRSCSLDSCRSFSVRSTPTHVNSPPKLFGGSSYSNTYSHTNLTFTPMSVGSGNGFSGSLSASEIELSEDYTCVISHGPNPKKTHIFGDRILKCHNNDLSNFGKNGEMETDLQHMDIVSKTASLFNSGDFLSFCFSCGKKLEEGKDIYIYRGEKAFCSLDCRSQEIMMDEALEEDTGESSEDSPTQI, encoded by the exons ATGCTAAGAAAGAGGACCAGGTCACAGCAGAAAGATCAACCAATGAGTCAGCTAGCAAAGTCTGATTCTGTTTCTGAGTCCTATAATCAATCGGATGTGCTTGGGCACAAACAGAAAAACAGCACCTTGTTCAGTATACCTGGTCTGTTTGTTGGATTAACTCCTAAGGGTTTATCAGATTCTGACTCTGTTAGGAGCCCAACATCACCATTGGAGTTTCGGGTGCTCGAGAATTTACGCAACTCCATCAGGTCCCCAAGGTCACCCCGATTTGGGCAACAAAAGAGCTGGGGTTCTGGTAAAGTAGGCTTAAGCATTATTGATTCTCTTGATGATGATACCAAAACATCCAGCAAAGTTCTTCGATCATCGGAGAGTAAGAACATTCTTTTTGGACCGAGAGTGGGAGTGAAAATCCCAGATCAAACTCAAATCAATTCTTTTGAGGCAGCAAAGTCATTGCCTAGAAATTTTGCTATTTCCCCTCATACAAAGAACAAATCTTCAACCCAAAAGGGAAACTCTGATGTTCTTTTTGAAATTGGAGAAACCCCAATAGAACCTGATCCATTTGGAAAATTCCGGTCTTGTTCATTAGATTCCTGCCGGTCATTTTCGGTACGGTCTACTCCGACCCATGTGAACTCTCCTCCTAAATTGTTTGGAGGATCCTCATATTCAAACACTTACTCTCATACAAATCTCACTTTCACCCCAATGTCCGTTGGCTCTGGCAATGGATTTTCTGGATCTCTCTCAGCAAGCGAGATTGAGCTTTCTGAGGATTAcacttgtgtaatttcacatgGTCCTAACcccaaaaaaacacacatttttGGTGACCGCATTTTAAAGTGTCACAATAATGACTTGAGCAATTTTGGGAAGAATGGAGAGATGGAAACTGATTTGCAACACATGGATATAGTCTCCAAAACTGCAAGCCTTTTTAACTCTGGTGATTTCTTGAGCTTCTGCTTCTCTTGTGGGAAGAAACTGGAAGAGGGGAAAGATATTTATATCTACAG aGGTGAGAAAGCATTTTGCAGCTTAGATTGCCGTTCCCAGGAGATTATGATGGATGAAGCATTGGAGGAAGACACCGGCGAATCTTCTGAGGATTCTCCCACCCAAATCTGA